In the Salvia miltiorrhiza cultivar Shanhuang (shh) chromosome 8, IMPLAD_Smil_shh, whole genome shotgun sequence genome, ATCGCGAATTTGAGCGCCACCATTGGACAGGAGCTGCGGCAGCAGCACACACGGTGActtccttccttttcttgttttgtttcgtgtgtttttatgttgtctttgcCTTGGTCTTTCGTTTAGTTGAGTGTCTTGTTGCTCCTTTGCTTATTGCTTTGTTTtatttgcttgagggcaagcaaaatctaagtgtgagggggggcGTTGTTGAGTCTTTGCTTGTTGAGTCAGTTTATGTTGAGTTTTGTGAGTCTTCTAGCCAAAGTAATTGATAAGTTCAGTTGTTGGAGCATGCTGTTAGATTGAATATGTGTGATAACTTGATCTTTCCCTACTTAAATTATTGCGTCAAGGTGATTGACAGTGTGTGTTTTGATTACATGATGTCTGGAATGACAAAATAAGGGCGATGAGTGAATCTAAACTACACATAAGTGAGGTATTGAGCCtaatagagtagagcactctctactaatttttgttttgagaGATTTGATGATCCATGAAGTCGTGATATCAAGTGTGTCATATGTGGTGAATGATAAGAGGCACTAGGGTAGCCAtttggcctgcttttgaattccTACCATACactaacccctagtgagccatgtTTGAGCCTTGCCGTGATTGTTCATATtagtcactatatatatatagccaaggcctgtttttTGTGAACTTTCTCTTTGGTCCCATTGTGCATGTTAGAATTGAATTACATCTTAAGTAAATTTTGAGGAATGTGCATAAGGATgcttgtttgcccaaacagaaccgAGCCGAAATTGTATTCTGAATCTAGGACAGAtgttctgtttggccaaacagaggAAGATGTTGACAGTTGGGCAGATTGTTTTTGATGTACTCATTGCatgattgtgttgttttaatgaagtggtgcagaaaaaattgaaaaaaaaaaaaatcgaaaaagaaaaaaaaaagaacagaaaaaaaaaaagaaaaaaaaaagagagaaaataaaggtTGCACCAAGGTTGAATGAGTATATATGCATTGAGTTGTTTGATGGTTGTTGCCCATAGTTGAGTTGGAAGTTGCTTTTCATATGTTCAGAATTCTTTGGGTGTGATTTGATTCGAGCATGCacgatatttgatcttcaatgtttgagcttaggacccctaggatcttgcctacatcattgatagtccttagccccattacaaccaaagaagaaagacctttttgagccATAATGTGACTGCGAAATATCATGACTAATTGGAGTTTCTTCTTGTGTGAGAATTACCTTATCTTATGGAGAGATTGAATGAGCGTGAGAGTTGCACTCATTGTTGCCTAATTTGGACTAGATTGATAATGAAAACACACTTTGGAGGTTCATGTTCTTAGTTCGAGAGTTGGGAAGTGATGGTGAATtgcatgatttgatttgatagactGTTTCATTCATGATGCTTTGATGTTGCTTGGCTAGTCGTTTGGTTTGTCGTGTCTTGtctcgttttttttttattttatgttcttgGTGTCTATGTTTGTGGTTTCTATTTCCGTTCTTTCGTTTCTAGAGTCTTCGTGTCAAGGAAAGGAGTTGCTTCTAGGGGCTAAATTTcaccattaattcttctcttatttcatacttgaggacaagtatgatctaagtgtgaggggatttgatgtgtgtattttagctacctagtttagtgtgcgtttcgccgtggtttcatgtgatattacatgttttgctatgttttggcgcaggaatgagaagaattggagatggagCTGCTAATTGGAAGAAAGTGGAGAAAGACGAGTTTGCGATGGGATTCGACGTGAAATTGTGGAGAgaattagagattgggctttgGGAATTATTATCTTGTAATTTATTTAAGCCTAATACTCTTTTAATTAAGCTTTTTGGGCTTTAGTTTTGAAAAGGCCGAAACCCACGTTAATATGGGTGTTCGGCCGCTTAGGTTTAAAATTGCTAGTTTTTGATTCATGTTGGACTCTAATTAGTTGGAGAGAGCCGCAACTTTAGACTAGGTTTTATTAGAGGTTGACTTTGGTTTTTGGTTAGACATACACATTCACTTTGCAGTAGCCGCAATTTTGGATTTTTTAAGCATAGTTGACCTTTAATTTTTCATGCAATCTTTTCTTTCATGCAAATTGTGTTTACGTGTTTTGGCAATTGATTCAAGTTTGCTTCAGTTTTCATTCTTGTTCACTTACTGTTGATCGCGGCTGGATTGGAAACAAAGGAAGCAGCCGAGTATTGGGAtaattcaagtttgatttatttattgcaATTTATTTCTCTGCTTATTTCGCATATTTCagtatgtttaattttatttatttgaatgtttttattttaagcatgagtagctaattcttttaattcggcgataataatgaaactctaatttaatgatctgtgagacctaattggttttaaaattgattcctgttaatttcgattaattcctaggtttaaagataattccaattttatttaagtctgatcaacttaggtttaattggattatagtcaattagcacctccaatccgtaattgttggaatagggctgattagtggcaaaactaccatgttcgtagtaggaattaattggtatattaattattactagcgtatctaggataattggtataaattgggttccttcaccttaatgctattagaatattaaatctaagactggcgtatccagctaggttatattttaataagggaaatagacaagactagcgtatctagctgtctatcgacacagtaagtaggaattggggtatgtcagtgcgtatcacggtatcctataactaattggttaatagggattaattaattattgcgtcaaggatcagagattaaattagtgtggatttatttgagccgaattaccctttttcatatatttacttcaagcgtattttatttgatttaatttgctttcttagttaattaatcttttctcccaatttaaggcgtggtggcatcaccgattttatagattttagggaattgaatgattttacctgctctctgtgggatcgaccctgcttgtcattatactaatttattttgataattctgcaggaattatttggtggaaaacgacgtccACCACCTCACCACGATCATTTTGCTTTTTTGCCAAAGTCGACTAATGGTTCGTCGTGAACTCTTCCACTTTTGCACCGCTGCAGTAAGCTTCCCTCTGCCCGGTTTGCCGTTTTTGCTCCATTCAAGAAGGAATTGGAGAATGGCTGCTCTCTCAAAGAAAGAAAGATCCTTTATTCTAGTCATTGTagtttttcttttgattttagGAGCTggggcgtagccaggggggctaggggggctagagcccccccccccaaattttgaaaaaataaataaattataatatgtctaaaaatgttgttattattattattatatttgtattttagtaaaaaatgtctaaaatgtattgaatgcccccaaaaaaaattttagtaaatgttgaactatattatctatgaaaatgttgttattattattattattatatttgtattttagtaaaaaatgtctaaaatttattgaatgcccccaaaaaaatttttagtaaatgttttgaactatattatctatgaaaatgttgttattattattattattattattattattattattattattattattattattattattattattattattattattatttttgtattttagtaaaaaatgtctaaaatgtattgaatgcccccaaaaaaatttttagtaaatgttttgaactatattatctatgaaaatgttgttattattattattatatttgtattttagtaaaaaaatgtctaaaatgtattgaatgccccccaaaaaaatttagtaaatgttttgaactatattatctatgaaaatgttgttattattattattatatttgtattttagtaaaaaaatgtctaaaatgtattgaatgcccccaaaaaaaaattcccgggggctaccgcccccgaacccccgtaacagttcagcccccctccccccaaaaaaatcctggctccgccactgttTAGGAGTTAGCTTTGTGTAAATGATCTGAAATGTATGCCCTATTTATAAAGGGCTTAACTTTCTGCCCAAACTAAAAAATGAGGGAGATTTGAAAATTTCTGAAATTTTCAATGAGATGTGCAGATTCTGAAATTTTGGTTCATTATGGCGTCATTTTGTTACTTTGATTTTTTCATGAGCTAGAGATCAGATTTAAGTGACGCCATTTTAGTTTGGTTTGTCTATTCCATTTCTCATATCAGTTGAAAAAAACAAAGTACATTCATTTAATTAAtggttattaaaaaataaattaataaaaaaataaagtcataaatttaataaagaaaaaaataaagtctttatttatgttgataaaatagaaatattctTTAATCACAAACTTAAACATGTGGACCACACTCTTTATTCTACTTAATTCATTCTctttaatctctgtgccgaaaagaaacgtattaacggacggagggagtatatatatatatatatatatatatatatatatatatatatatatagggggccgctccaattagactccctaattttagtgagatctagggcacgatcttgtgcgtttattttatcaatcctatggctgatattgtatctggaggatgattttttttcgcagggttcaaatcctggagggagcagaatattttaaattttgttattcatcactatatactgcattgttcatcaatatatacagccttgttcatcagtatatgtcttattcattacgaatttttgtttaaaaaaaatcatcaatatatacatcttgttcattagatatacgttttgttcattagtattatatgtcttattcattgtactcatgttacacgaaaaatagagggtctcactggagcgcgcccctatatatatatatatatatatatatatatatatatatatatgtttttcaAAAGGATTTAGCATCCTTATTaggtaaaatattaataatataatgcAGAAAAACTCTTACGGGGCACATGACAATATTTAATGTATAAGAAAACACAGATAGGAACAGCAATAAGTGAATTTAAAGCATTAAATGGAAGTCAGTTTAGGTCCCCATCAAAATTAACTATGATACCTCTTTTATTAGATTGGCGGGGAGTAGTATGCATGTGTCTCTACATTCAAATCTTTCATACAATCTATTCAATAAATCACATGATGTTTGCTTTATTTGCCCTTCTACTACAAACCTAATTTTTATCTTcaccaacaaaataaataattataaaatggCCCAATCCTACAAatccaaattttcttttttatcaaCAAAATAGTTAAatagttaatataattaatctAGTATAGTGATCATCAAGTCTTCATTGTATGTGAGCTTTTTAGTTCGAATTAGCTTTATGATTTGTAATGTTTGACGATTGCAATTAATTTGTCAGCCTTTGGTTTTGGCCATACATATATTATCTTATATTGGGTGAAGTTCACTAATGCTATTAAGCTCGCTCATTTTTATTCCGTGCACTCATAATTAAACGCATATATCTCTATTTttgtttatataaaattatagttTGAGTTCACCCATACATAGGTCACaacatgtatatacatatatgaaacATTCGATCTTTTTTGGAATTGAGAAAGGGAGATGTTGAGAATTAAATCCTACTCTTTACACAAAGGAGCTCTCGAGTTACTGTTTAGTTGGATGTCCTCGAAGGAACATGAAATGCTCAAAATTAATATATCCTTAGAACACTTGTACGTTCAAAattgatatatatctatatatatatatatatatatatatatatatatatatatatatatatatatagggagaggttcaaataagaaccactaataaaataagaacggagaaccattttaagtcattcgatcatcaagatctacggtggatgcatcatcttggtggatggatgcaggtcatgggttcgaatcctgaagggagcaaaaattttattattttcggatgcattaaatttaatagcgaatgcattaatttatatagcagatgcattgattttaatggttcttatgttctcacgataagtgtggttctcactataaccgcaccctatatatatatatatatatatatatatatatatatatagggtgcggttatagtgagaaccacacttatcgtgagaacataagaaccaataaaattactgcatctgctatacaaattaatgcatccgctattaaatttaatgcatccgaaaaaaataatttttttgctcccttcaggattcgaacccagcacctgcattcatccaccgtagatcttgatgatcgaatggtttaaaatggttctctgttctaattttatttagtggttcttatttgaacctctcccatatatatatatatatatatatatatatatatatatatatataaggagaggtttaagaaagaaccactaaataaaataagaacggagaatcattttcagtcattcgatcatcaagatctacggtggatgcatcatcttgttggatgaatgcagaacataggttcgaatcctgagggagcaattttttttattttttttagtgcattaattttaacagcaaatgcattaatttttacagtgaatgcatcacgttctcacaaataatgtagttctctctagaaccacaccctatatgaCATCACATTTTATCGTGTGAATTGAGGACGGTGCACTGACATGCAAAATTACTGTATTTGCCGTGAAATTAATTGCACTCGAAAAAAAATCTCTCACTCAAATTTAAACCCATGtgatgcattcatccaacaagatagTGCATCCACCATAGATTTAATTGATAATCGAAGGGTTAAGAATAGTTCTTTGTTCTTATTagttattataaataaaaaaattcatttgaACTTGATAattattacataattaaaataagaataaaaaacaaTTCTCAATCATTCGACCATCAAAATTTAAAGTATActagatgcatcatcttgttatATGAATGCATCATATGAGTTCGGACCCTAGAGGAAGGGATCTTTTTTtctagtgcattaattttaacagtgaattcatTATTCTTATGCACGTGTAATTCATTATAACCACatcctactccctccgtcccacttcaaatggcCCAAAACTTTGGgccatttgaagtgggacagagggagtctATATTAGTAAAACTAATCTCTTGTTTAAtttgatgaattgaaactttgggatatcccaaagccTTTTTTTATCGTTTGAGTTAGaattgcttgattcatatctcaATTAAAAGGTGAGACCGAAAAAATCAGACGtactcttaaaaataaaaatacttaatcatatattttatcaatcatgtaaaataaatgatccctatatatatataagaccCAGTGagatgagaccccctatttttcgtgagacactgaatataatgaataagacatatatactgatgaacaagacagtatatactgataaataacgaaatttaaaatattggtaatgaataagacatatatactgatgaacaatgtagtatatactgatgagcaatgaaatttaaaatatttctctgcctccaggattcgaaccctaaaaaaaaaaaaaaaaatcgccctctaggtacaatatcagccataagattgataaaTTAAGTGCACGAGATCATGTTTAAGATCTTatttagggggtctcattggagcgatcccttttatatatatatatatatagagagagagagagagagccctAAAATAATTTTTGGCGTGCTTTTGAATTACTTTATCAATCTAAGTCGAGTATTCACTTAGAAAAGGAAGAACAATTGGCTGCTGCTTGCATTGTGGCTTCCTTCAATAATATACCCGCTATGTCTACAAAATTTTTTCGTACTTATTTTTTgaacataattttataattatcaCCTTAGCAATAATAGTTATATATAAATCTATTAACtatcatcatttttttaaaattataggaCCTTTAAAATAGGGgatttggcaaataaaatcacgaactatttcgtatttacaattttaacgtgatttttgaagtgtggcgaattaaatcaccatctttttaatttttgcaattccgtcccctcaatttttttcGATCGTCAGAGTGTTGAATTGGAGTTTACGAGGATTAGTAAAGTCGACGTCTTTTAGGCTTAAACGACACCGTAATTATAATATTCaccaattttatagaaaacaaCGTTGTACTATGAATATTACGTGGCaaactaatccacgtaaactcTAACTCAACAATCCGAAGATCGAGGAAAAATTGGGGgcacgaaattgcaaaaattgaaaaggtagTGAATTTAATTcaccacacttcaaaagtcatgttaaaattgtaaattcaaaataattcatgtttttatttgtcaaaaatcatataatttttcgatttttggttttttcccatgacaaaaaaaaattgaactgaAATACATCAATTGGaaaattaattgcaattttcCCCCGCGTCCATTTTCCGGCGAGCTCCGGTGTAGCTCCGATTAAACGTGGCATAATTCATTCCATctgtcaaaataaattaatgactAGGCAGCCACATAAGCAAAAGGGAAATTTCTCCGCCGCCTGCTGACTTGGACACCTGTTAAAACTTGCCGTTGCCCGGCGAAGACGCCAGAGAGACGCCAAAAGTCATAATCAAAGCTGAACATCTATACTCCCGCCGCCGTCCAACAAATGTTTTTTTCCCTCAAATTCAAGAAATCCAAGAAAACCAGGTCTGGTTCTGTCTCCCTCCCCCTGCTTTGTCAAGCAATGAGCCCTAATTAATGAGAATGGAGGCGAGCGAACTGGGAGAGGAAAGGGGAGGGCGGAGGCGGTGTGTGGAAGCGGCGAGGCGAGAGGGCGGAGGTCGGCGGCGAGACGAGGGCGGTGGAGGTGGGAGCCGGGATCTGAATCAGTTCTCTCAAAACTAATTGTCGTGCCAACTGCCAATTGCCGTCGGCATCGAGGACTCGGGGTGGAGTCACAAGGCTCAGGCAAGGCGACCGTTGACTGGTTTGCTGGTGCTGGAGGTCGAGGTGACGGGACTCAAAAAAGCTTCACTACCGCCGCAAAACTCCAATCCAGGCGACCGTTGACTGGTCTGCTGGCGtcgtttaattaaaattaaaacggCGTCGTCTCGTTCAATTCCCGGCGATGACACGTTGGAAATCCGATTGCCACCTCGGATTCAATTTTGGGAAAAAATGGACGCGGggaaaattacaattaattttCCAATTGATGTATTTCAGTTCAGATTTTTTTTGCCAtgggaaaaatcaaaaatcgaaaaagtatatggtttttgcgacaattaaccctttaaaatatGTATCCACTACTTTAAAAAAGATATTTGATGGACGAATGGAGTGATTAATTTGGAAGTAAGAAGAAAATAGGAGAGAAAATTAACACAAAATGAGGAAATTAGATTTTAGTTACCTGTATacattctaattaattttattacttCCGTCTCATATTGTATTACATCGatcatattattgtaatatGATTATGCAATCAGTCATGGCATTCTATTGTATAGAAAAGTAAATGAGATTTTAGTTACCTGtatacattttaattaattttattacttCCGTCTCGTGTTGTATTACATCAATCATatcatattattgtaatataaatatacaCTCAGTCATGGCAAGTCTATTGTATAGAAAAAATTAGATAAACATAGGATcgaatttaaaacaaaaaccCAACATTATAAAAGTATGCTGGTTGGATTTGTTGTGTAATGAAATCGCATTAAATTTTTGGATCCCTAATTAAATACACACATGATAGGCCTACCACCCCCCATTTCCTTTCCACCTTCCTCCCACcgcacccccaccccaccccaccccacccccaccccccaagcTATTAATACCACAACCAAAAACAACCTCACCTATCATTCATCCCAACATACAacaatatctctctctctcttctctcccaaCTTACCAAACACACAATgtcaaagaaaatgaaaatgccATCAATCTTCAAGAGCAAAGACCCCAAGCAACCATGGCAATGGCCCTCGTGCAACCACCCCAAAACCCTATCTTTCCGAGCAAGCAACGATGTCGTTTTCAAGACCGTGAACTCCGTGTTCCTCGACACCTCCGACGGCCTTGACACCCCCGAGTCCTGGTTCACAAACTCCTCCTCAGATTGCGCCAGCACCACTGACGACCATTCTGAGgactacaacaacaacaacaataacaacaatgAGACACTAGAGATGATAATCCGGGACGTGAGGTCTTCGGATAGGCTCTTTTTCGAGCCGGGCGACACGAGCTCGATCTTCGACAAGGAGCCGGCAGCGGCGAAGGAGACGACGACGAGTGGGGGGCCGTTCGAGGAGAGCGTGGCGCTGGCGCTGGAGTCGGACGACCCTTACATGGACTTCAAGAAATCCATGCAGGAGATGGTGGAGAGCCATGGATTGGAGGAGTGGGACCGGTTGGAGGAGCTTCTTGGATGGTATTTGAAGATGAATGCCAAACACAATCATGGCTTCATTGTTGGTGCCTTCGTCGATCTTCTCGTCGGGATGGTGAAGGATTCTCCGGCGGCAGCGGCCGTTTGTCGCTCCGATTCGACCTCGTATTCGTCTGCAGATTCTTGCTTCTCTTCCCCTTCTTCCCCTGTTCGTGATCGGGTTGAGGGAGGAGATGCCATTAATGTACAATCTTAATTAgccttttaattcatgtttccCTTCCCTCTCCTATATTCCATGTGTATACTGCTCTGCTATACTAGGTTTCAGCAACAACTAGGCTGTGAGAATCCATGGTtttttgctctctctctctctctcacacacacacacacagaattACAAATTAAGTAGGTGTTAAAATTAATTGATAGCATCGGCCGTAGTTTGTACCATATGATAGAAAATTTATGGAGCGTCGTTGTTACTTTGAATCTTTCGACACTTTACCATGTAGATCAAATCTCTCGTAGCATCAAATTTGTCCCTTTTCTGTTATTTCACTGCTTTCCCCTCTCGATCTTACTTTTATAAGTAAGATGCTTGTAAGcttcaagagagagagagagagagaagacagGCTGGATTTAAATTTCCAAGTTGATTGACATTCATACAAATAGGGGACCATTTATTGCACATATGTATGGCATTTGTCTAAAAATATGCCAATGTTTTTTCCTTACATTTCTCCCATGTCAGATAACACAACACCAAACTAACACTTTCAAGAGATACTCATCATATATCTTTTGCTTCCCAACAAATCTAGCTCCTTAGATCGCCAAACCCGGTATTTACTTTCACTcgatactattattattattaggtaAGAAATTTTAATGGATGAATTATTTAGCATAGCAGCCAATTATTGTGCCCAACGCTCTGAATACTCTTCCACATCTACTTTTCATGAATCTCCACCTCTGCCTTGATATTTTAATAATGTCACGCCATTTTCATGCTAGAGAACAAGGTTTGTCAGTCAtaaatttgtttttatattCAAATATTGATTCTTTTAGAACTACCCATGTTAGAAGAAATTAGCTTTCACAAAATTAATATCATTGTGTTTTAACAGTTCCAATAAATTTGGACAAAACATCATTGGGTGATTCTGTTTGTCAGAGGCTTTGACTGAATGCGATGAGGTAATCTCTGTAAGAAAATTGGATTTCATGAGGGACATAATGTCCAATTATTAGTTACCATTATTTCTGCACAAAAGATTTACTACTATTTAACTTATTAATTTCACCAAGTGTAGCAGTCAtggaaaaaccaaaaaaacaaaTCCGAGATCTCAATatgtggttgtgaattgtgattatCACATGCACGAAAATTTCGAGATCAAACTATATGGTGCAATTACTATTCATTCACGAGCACTTATACCACAAAAGTCAGCAATTGGCTTACAACACATAAATCAAATACAACAGTGACATTTGAAATCAT is a window encoding:
- the LOC130997398 gene encoding transcription repressor OFP13, yielding MSKKMKMPSIFKSKDPKQPWQWPSCNHPKTLSFRASNDVVFKTVNSVFLDTSDGLDTPESWFTNSSSDCASTTDDHSEDYNNNNNNNNETLEMIIRDVRSSDRLFFEPGDTSSIFDKEPAAAKETTTSGGPFEESVALALESDDPYMDFKKSMQEMVESHGLEEWDRLEELLGWYLKMNAKHNHGFIVGAFVDLLVGMVKDSPAAAAVCRSDSTSYSSADSCFSSPSSPVRDRVEGGDAINVQS